Proteins encoded within one genomic window of Bacillus thuringiensis:
- a CDS encoding glycosyltransferase family 2 protein — MVKCLSAHNKAPHVSVITPSYNSIFIGETILSVQNQSYEDWEMIIVDDASTDQSLAKIKEIIEEDSRIRLLSLKENVGAAKARNIAIEEARGRYIAFLDSDDIWLPHKLKTQLLFMEEMNVAFSYASYSLIDENGNDLNREVNVPKSVDYHCLAGNTIIGCLTVMIDREKIPHIEMPSVQPEDTALWLNLLHEGHEAKGIQQVLAKYRIVANSVSRNKIRAAFRYWNLLREQKRLNAVQIFYYFSKYAYHAYRKNKINVVGKTQL; from the coding sequence ATGGTAAAATGTCTATCAGCACATAATAAGGCGCCTCATGTTTCTGTAATAACACCTTCTTATAATAGTATATTTATAGGTGAGACGATTTTATCTGTACAGAATCAATCATATGAAGATTGGGAAATGATTATCGTTGATGACGCTTCAACTGACCAATCTCTTGCAAAAATTAAAGAGATAATAGAAGAAGACTCGCGTATTAGATTATTATCATTAAAAGAAAATGTTGGTGCTGCTAAAGCTCGGAATATAGCGATTGAAGAGGCGAGAGGAAGGTATATTGCTTTTTTAGATAGCGACGATATATGGTTACCACATAAATTGAAGACGCAATTGTTATTTATGGAAGAAATGAATGTGGCCTTTTCATATGCATCGTATAGTTTAATTGATGAAAACGGTAATGATCTAAATCGAGAAGTGAATGTACCAAAATCTGTTGACTATCATTGTTTGGCTGGAAATACAATTATCGGTTGTTTAACAGTAATGATTGATCGTGAAAAAATTCCGCATATTGAAATGCCTAGTGTACAGCCAGAAGATACAGCATTATGGCTGAACTTATTACATGAAGGGCATGAAGCGAAAGGGATACAGCAAGTGTTAGCGAAGTATAGAATTGTTGCAAATTCTGTTTCGAGGAATAAAATTAGAGCAGCTTTTCGGTATTGGAATTTATTAAGGGAACAAAAACGACTTAATGCAGTGCAAATTTTTTATTATTTTAGTAAGTATGCTTATCATGCCTATAGAAAAAATAAAATCAATGTAGTTGGGAAGACGCAATTATGA
- a CDS encoding glycosyltransferase family 4 protein — MNILLMTDKLITGGAESYFCKLESNLHDENFTLYTAAGDGELYESLTKKENFMWLSRWNHLRNIHYLRKEICKRKIELIHANSLRMVLYAFILQKFMKKKIKVVYTKHNVTILEKKMPTLFRYFMNKYVNNIITVSEFEKNNLISMHVAEEKIKTIYNGVDIEKFLFQQKKKESTYNVGILARLSQEKNHQLFVKIANVLKERNDFKFYIAGDGPEKESIMKEIEKYGLQQSIKMLGNISDPHGFIGNMDALLLLSFREVFPMVVIEAMATGTPIVSINVGGINEAVIDGESGVLIHEYCESKFADALEELHGNEGKVNDMREKAREKAERNFSLIKMIEETKDIYELNK, encoded by the coding sequence ATGAATATACTGTTGATGACAGATAAATTGATAACTGGCGGAGCTGAGAGTTATTTCTGTAAATTGGAAAGCAATTTGCATGATGAGAATTTTACGCTTTATACAGCTGCAGGTGATGGAGAACTATATGAATCTCTTACTAAAAAAGAAAATTTTATGTGGCTTAGTCGCTGGAATCATTTGAGAAATATTCATTACTTACGAAAAGAAATTTGTAAACGAAAGATAGAACTTATTCATGCAAATAGTTTGCGAATGGTACTGTATGCCTTTATACTTCAAAAGTTTATGAAAAAAAAGATAAAAGTTGTGTATACGAAACATAATGTAACGATATTAGAAAAGAAAATGCCAACGCTTTTTCGTTATTTCATGAATAAATATGTGAACAATATTATTACAGTAAGTGAGTTTGAAAAGAATAACTTAATTTCAATGCATGTAGCTGAAGAAAAAATAAAGACAATTTATAATGGGGTTGATATTGAAAAGTTTTTATTCCAGCAGAAAAAGAAAGAATCTACTTATAATGTAGGGATATTAGCTAGATTATCACAGGAGAAAAATCATCAACTATTTGTAAAAATTGCAAATGTGTTGAAAGAGAGAAATGATTTTAAGTTTTATATTGCTGGTGATGGACCAGAGAAAGAATCTATTATGAAAGAAATAGAAAAATATGGATTGCAGCAAAGTATAAAGATGTTGGGGAATATTTCCGATCCGCACGGATTTATAGGAAATATGGATGCCTTACTTTTATTATCTTTTCGTGAAGTGTTTCCAATGGTAGTAATTGAAGCGATGGCTACAGGAACACCAATTGTTTCAATAAATGTTGGCGGCATAAATGAAGCGGTAATAGATGGGGAATCAGGTGTGTTGATACATGAATATTGCGAATCTAAATTTGCAGATGCACTGGAGGAATTACATGGAAATGAAGGAAAGGTGAATGATATGAGAGAGAAAGCGCGAGAAAAAGCGGAAAGAAATTTCTCGTTAATTAAAATGATAGAAGAAACGAAAGATATATATGAATTAAACAAATGA